In Rothia mucilaginosa, one genomic interval encodes:
- a CDS encoding GuaB3 family IMP dehydrogenase-related protein: MSEIQIGLSKNARPTYSLDDVALIPTRRTRDRRDVDTSWQIDAFKFDTPIIGAPMDSVMSPATAIALGKLGGLGVLNLEGLWTRYEDPQPLLDEIVELPEADPASATTRMQQIYSEPIKPELITARLEEIRDSGVVVAGSLSPQNTQEHYETVVKAGVELFVIRGASVSAEHISTSHEPLNLKKFIYELDVPVIVGGVAGYSQAKHLMRTGAAGVLVGFGGGSAQTTRQGLGISAPMATAIADVAAARSDYLDESGGRYVHVIADGSLGRSGDMVKALALGADAVMLGAPLARASEAPGQGWYWGNEAHSLDFPRGVRTPLGVVGSLEEVLYGPSHHVNGTSNIVGALKRAMANCGYLDLKKFQKADLTVVPAYRG, translated from the coding sequence ATGTCTGAAATTCAGATTGGCCTCTCCAAGAACGCCCGCCCCACCTACTCCCTGGACGATGTGGCGCTGATTCCCACCCGCCGTACCCGTGACCGTCGCGACGTTGACACCTCCTGGCAGATTGACGCGTTCAAGTTCGACACCCCCATCATTGGTGCGCCCATGGACTCGGTCATGTCCCCTGCGACCGCCATTGCACTGGGTAAGCTGGGTGGCCTGGGCGTGCTGAACCTCGAGGGCCTGTGGACCCGCTACGAGGACCCGCAGCCGCTGCTCGATGAGATTGTTGAGCTGCCCGAGGCGGACCCCGCCTCCGCGACCACCCGCATGCAGCAGATCTACTCCGAGCCGATTAAGCCGGAACTGATTACTGCGCGTCTGGAAGAGATTCGTGACTCCGGAGTGGTTGTTGCCGGCTCCCTGAGCCCGCAGAACACCCAGGAGCACTACGAGACCGTGGTGAAGGCGGGCGTTGAGCTGTTCGTCATCCGCGGCGCATCCGTCTCCGCTGAGCACATTTCTACCTCGCACGAGCCGCTGAACCTGAAGAAGTTCATCTACGAGCTCGACGTTCCGGTCATCGTCGGTGGCGTGGCTGGCTACTCGCAGGCTAAGCACCTGATGCGTACCGGTGCGGCCGGCGTGCTGGTGGGCTTCGGCGGCGGTTCCGCACAGACCACCCGCCAGGGCCTGGGCATCTCCGCACCGATGGCAACCGCTATCGCCGACGTGGCTGCGGCACGTTCGGACTACCTGGATGAGTCCGGCGGCCGCTACGTGCACGTGATTGCTGACGGCTCCCTGGGCCGCTCCGGCGACATGGTGAAGGCTCTCGCACTGGGCGCTGACGCTGTCATGCTGGGCGCTCCGCTGGCTCGCGCATCCGAGGCTCCCGGCCAGGGCTGGTACTGGGGCAACGAGGCGCACTCGCTGGACTTCCCGCGCGGCGTGCGCACCCCGCTGGGTGTTGTCGGCTCCCTGGAGGAAGTCCTGTACGGTCCTTCGCACCACGTGAACGGCACCAGCAATATTGTCGGTG